In the bacterium genome, CTTTCATCTTTTTGCGTGTCTCATCAGTAACAATCATTCTTCCTCTTGTTACATCACCATATTTAGCCGTATCGCTAATTGCCTGACGCATACCCATAATTCCTCGTTCATAAATCAAGTCAACAATAAGTTTTAACTCATGACAGCATTCAAAATAGGCTATTTCTGGCTGGTAGCCTGCCTCAACTAAGGTATCAAAGCTTGCCCTGATTAATTCTGATGTTCCGCCGCATAAAACTACCTGTTCTCCAAACAGGTCTGTTTCGGTTTCTTCGGCAAATGTTGTTTCAATCACACCCGCACGAGTTCCGCCAATACCTTTCGCATAAGATAAGGCAAGTGGTTTTGCCTGTCCTGAGGCATCCTGATAAATAGCAATTAGATTAGGCACTCCACCACCTTCCACAAATACCTGTCTTACCAGCCGACCAGGACCTTTTGGAGCAATCATCACCACATCAATGTTCTTTGGAGGAACTATCTGTCCAAAGTGGATATTAAATCCATGAGAAAAACCCAATACCTTCCCTGTCTTAAGGTTATCTGCAATCTCAGATTTATATACCTGAGCCTGAAACTGGTCAGGAACTAATAATTGGATATAATCGGCTACATCAGAAGCATCTTTAGCCAATACGGGTTTAAATCCATCTTCAATTGCCTTTTCGTAATTAGGACTGCCCTTTACCTCAGCGACAATTACTTCTAAGCCGCTATCTCGTAGATTTTGGGCATGGGCATGTCCTTGTGCTCCATAGCCAATGATAGCAATTTTCTTCCCTTTTAGAACTTGTAAATCTGCATCCCTGTCATAATAAATTGTTGCCATTTTTTTCCTCCTTTTTATTCTGGCGCTCTTTGCACCTTTGCGAGAGATTATTTGATAATCCCTAATTTACCTGTTTTTGTCATCTTGCCATCCGATAAAATATAAATGTAAATCCCGGATGAGACCCTTTCGTTATCTTTGTTGATACAACCCCAGTCCCAGCCATCAATAATCTCCTCTTTCTCAAATACCTCTTCTCCAGCAATATTATAAATTTTTATCCTGAACTTCCCAGCAGGCAATCTAAAGATTATTTTATCACCTCTTGTTGGATTAGGATAACAAAATGCCTCCTGTAGAGAAGAAGGTGCTTTAATCTCTGGAAGTGGGGTCTCTGCCACTATCAGGCTAAACTCCCTTTTATCCTGGGCGGATTTATATTGATAAAAATTCACCTTTCGCAGGTCAATTATTTTCGAGGTGAGTTTATCTTTTAAATAGAGATAATATCCCTCTGGCACCTCATCAATCTGCCAATTT is a window encoding:
- the ilvC gene encoding ketol-acid reductoisomerase, which gives rise to MATIYYDRDADLQVLKGKKIAIIGYGAQGHAHAQNLRDSGLEVIVAEVKGSPNYEKAIEDGFKPVLAKDASDVADYIQLLVPDQFQAQVYKSEIADNLKTGKVLGFSHGFNIHFGQIVPPKNIDVVMIAPKGPGRLVRQVFVEGGGVPNLIAIYQDASGQAKPLALSYAKGIGGTRAGVIETTFAEETETDLFGEQVVLCGGTSELIRASFDTLVEAGYQPEIAYFECCHELKLIVDLIYERGIMGMRQAISDTAKYGDVTRGRMIVTDETRKKMKEILKYIQDGHFAKEWVLENQANRPVFNALLKKDSEHLIEKIGAQLRKMMNWIKK
- a CDS encoding T9SS type A sorting domain-containing protein, which gives rise to SQEGKSFCPIEEWVVNNEVRSESEVDEFNPLKHKDGWAIQLSVKAGSLTDEFNFIGVSKNAVHLREIPMLSVSGGQFATYPFINLYFTGKYAFDYRSKIEKEQIWEFTVESSKSGDMEINWQIDEVPEGYYLYLKDKLTSKIIDLRKVNFYQYKSAQDKREFSLIVAETPLPEIKAPSSLQEAFCYPNPTRGDKIIFRLPAGKFRIKIYNIAGEEVFEKEEIIDGWDWGCINKDNERVSSGIYIYILSDGKMTKTGKLGIIK